In a genomic window of Phaeodactylum tricornutum CCAP 1055/1 chromosome 6, whole genome shotgun sequence:
- a CDS encoding oxidoreductase (probable 3-hydroxyisobutyrate dehydrogenase. Also close to tartronic semialdehyde reductase glyoxylate metabolism), producing the protein MGLTAISVRRLSAFARFHGRRLALQYTCIRYYEDEAYTNAVVGFIGLGNMGLPMARNLAKKNKILAFDTNPDARHAASISIMEVSDTISHLKDCSMIFTMLPGCQVVDQVMSDLHNVVDHQNTIIVDCSTVSPTTSRRWHDAWKVNGCAMLDAPVSGGTKGAMEGTLTFMVGYDDKMRFEQAKPFLYCMGDRIIPCGGPGTGAATKLCNNVALAAQMVGICEAMNLGESLGVDPVLLAEVMNTSTASCWSSKVNNPHPSVARASGSPASQDYVGGFSARLMLKDLGLAAQAAEDNGVALPLVATSRELYKLAGLRGMADRDFGIMLQLLRGK; encoded by the coding sequence ATGGGTCTTACTGCTATTTCTGTTCGAAGATTATCTGCGTTTGCTCGCTTTcatggacgacgactggCACTCCAATACACCTGTATTCGATATTACGAAGATGAGGCCTACACGAATGCGGTCGTTGGATTTATCGGTCTCGGCAACATGGGCCTTCCAATGGCTCGTAATCTCGccaagaaaaacaaaatctTGGCTTTCGACACAAACCCAGACGCTCGTCACGCAGCCAGTATCAGTATTATGGAAGTATCCGATACGATTTCCCATCTGAAGGACTGTTCAATGATTTTTACAATGCTTCCAGGATGCCAAGTGGTTGATCAAGTCATGAGCGATTTACACAATGTTGTAGATCACCAAAATACTATTATTGTCGACTGCTCAACCGTCAGTCCGACAACTAGTCGTCGATGGCATGATGCTTGGAAAGTAAACGGTTGTGCTATGCTAGACGCACCCGTGTCCGGTGGTACGAAGGGGGCTATGGAAGGAACGCTAACGTTTATGGTTGGCTACGACGACAAAATGCGGTTTGAGCAAGCCAAACCGTTCCTGTATTGCATGGGAGATCGGATCATTCCTTGTGGTGGGCCCGGTACGGGTGCAGCTACCAAGCTCTGTAACAACGTGGCGCTAGCGGCGCAAATGGTGGGCATTTGCGAAGCCATGAATCTGGGGGAGTCGCTGGGAGTTGATCCAGTACTTTTGGCGGAGGTCATGAATACCTCAACCGCATCTTGTTGGAGTTCCAAAGTCAACAATCCACACCCTTCGGTGGCCCGAGCATCAGGTAGCCCAGCGAGCCAGGACTATGTTGGAGGTTTCAGCGCAAGACTCATGCTGAAAGATCTGGGACTGGCGGCGCAGGCTGCCGAGGATAACGGCGTTGCGCTTCCCCTAGTTGCAACTTCCAGGGAATTATACAAGTTGGCGGGGCTTCGGGGGATGGCCGATCGTGATTTTGGAATCATGCTCCAACTTTTGCGAGGGAAGTGA
- a CDS encoding predicted protein (Gene of unknown function, highly expressed under nitrate starvation and upon exposure to the aldehyde decadienal. Has homology to various transcription factors and does contain a eukaryotic transcription factor binding site.; Pt_50374, Gene of unknownn function), with translation MDQMNQSTQQQAQPHGQTMPGSSMSVSNGNAPTGGSVASSAVLPGSQQVPPHLLGMMANPAMAAAAVNSPLFQPSAMISNPGAFLGMPDNYMTASGMARINTGAANANHGGGLVLPNPLFPNSAFDPQNNASNNAQSQSQMMMQNVAIMSGMANYKQQDRTAGVVLPVAPASASAGDDLFFDSNTSKSHKGDLTSEERAQQNRDRNREHARSTRLRKKAYVQKLRELVEGLHSERTEEVRRRRVAIQHLAEKQNVRKKVVRNFLQYGSNYETDERKWGTILEDDFYLKQPVTPYRSFPRAEIEKECRISRGIDSIINDGASLSVMVEGIGSRSTRWMQMKRDEFLLLNEAKHGSKRMPNCILRQDSRYKHAISSLSSSSGSSNQNSSSEEEKQNERIQPTNALATHTENPEDGTSGSPSDEVAATKVSSSGGSGNSSNESNTGSDGGRQSKQQDASQGFHDYHAKPLPDPKLEDSERSSPSGDDSPEESNDNASNGGTKRVSTDSSSGDDSAAAIARPSKRRKHQDETSSSVNTAGHAVYASRTAPNPLLPPNIAKKGGIPHNVQPAGTSVSSNNGIARIGTAPAIPLPPFTGIGKNCSVASDGHAAAMPTISVPQGKSIASSAKDGTAEPTVLSAEVETSSSTSGRKRPQIRAYYHINEDDMILMEDFLMCPFIFRSQDAVLCGALSECVMPGMLRAHFSPRNKLVSVEMVYDAMGFMQLLERASGNEGTFQIIPGSLEMALAPINTEARVITLAEAPFLIVNVNAEFTKTTGYTQLEAEGKEYLSLLGGEGTIPEACERANKPVHKLEEVANGRCACSTNIHYDRDGQDFIEYVCSYPLTNSNDEVTHLLHVHKELPSLQNSVHD, from the exons ATGGACCAAATGAATCAGAGTACTCAACAACAAGCGCAACCTCATGGACAAACGATGCCTGGAAGTTCCATGTCTGTCTCGAACGGAAACGCACCAACGGGAGGGTCGGTGGCATCATCAGCAGTTCTTCCCGGGAGCCAACAGGTTCCTCCCCATCTACTTGGAATGATGGCAAACCCAGCAATggccgctgctgctgtcAATTCGCCTTTGTTCCAACCTTCAGCTATGATCTCGAATCCGGGAGCGTTTTTAGGAATGCCGGATAATTATATGACAGCGTCAGGCATGGCCCGCATCAACACAGGTGCTGCAAACGCCAACCACGGAGGCGGACTTGTGTTGCCGAACCCCTTGTTTCCGAACAGCGCATTCGATCCGCAAAACAACGCTAGCAACAACGCACAATCACAGTCGCAAATGATGATGCAGAACGTGGCTATTATGAGTGGAATGGCGAACTACAAGCAACAGGATCGGACTGCGGGAGTGGTGCTTCCCGTGGCTCCGGCATCGGCAAGTGCCGGTGACGACCTCTTTTTTGACTCGAACACCAGCAAATCCCACAAAGGTGATTTGACGAGTGAGGAGCGGGCACAGCAAAACCGTGATCGGAATCGGGAGCACGCAAGGTCGACGAGACTTCGCAAAAAGGCCTACGTGCAAAAGTTGCGCGAACTCGTCGAGGGTCTGCATTCCGAACGTACGGAAGAAGTACGACGAAGGAGAGTAGCAATACAGCATCTCGCGGAAAAGCAAAACGTTCGGAAAAAGGTTGTGCGGAACTTTTTACAGTATGGTTCCAACTACGAAACGGACGAGCGCAAGTGGGGGACCATTTTGGAAGACGATTTCTATTTGAAACAGCCGGTAACTCCGTACCGGTCCTTTCCGAGGgcagaaatcgaaaaa GAATGTCGAATCTCTCGTGGAATCGACTCTATTATCAACGACGGAGCTAGTCTCTCGGTAATGGTGGAGGGTATTGGATCACGGAGTACTCGCTGGATGCAGATGAAGCGTGATGAGTTTTTGCTCCTGAACGAAGCCAAGCACGGTTCCAAGAGGATGCCTAACTGCATTTTACGACAAGACAGTCGCTACAAGCACGCGATTTCGAGCCTCTCTTCGAGCTCAGGTTCCTCCAATCAAAATTCAAGTAGTGAAgaggaaaagcaaaacgaaCGCATCCAGCCTACGAACGCTTTGGCGACACACACCGAAAATCCTGAGGATGGAACATCAGGTTCTCCAAGTGACGAGGTGGCAGCAACTAAAGTCAGTTCGTCGGGCGGCAGTGGAAATAGCAGCAACGAAAGCAACACGGGCAGCGACGGCGGCCGACAGTCAAAGCAGCAGGACGCTTCTCAAGGTTTCCACGATTACCATGCAAAACCATTGCCTGATCCAAAGTTGGAAGATTCAGAGCGCAGTAGCCCATCGGGGGACGACTCACCCGAAGAATCCAACGACAACGCTTCGAATGGCGGAACGAAGCGCGTCAGCACGGATTCTTCTTCTGGAGATGATAGTGCCGCAGCAATAGCGCGCCCCAGTAAGCGCCGAAAGCATCAAGATGAAACCTCCAGCAGTGTGAATACGGCTGGACATGCTGTATATGCTTCCAGAACGGCGCCCAATCCGCTTCTTCCACCAAATATCGCCAAAAAAGGCGGAATTCCTCACAATGTTCAGCCTGCGGGAACTTCTGTCTCGTCGAACAATGGGATTGCCCGGATCGGGACTGCGCCAGCTATCCCGCTGCCCCCGTTTACAGGGATAGGAAAAAATTGTTCGGTTGCTTCTGATGGTCATGCTGCGGCAATGCCGACTATATCAGTGCCTCAAGGAAAAAGCATTGCATCCTCTGCGAAGGATGGTACAGCCGAGCCCACCGTTCTATCAGCCGAGGTCGAGACTTCTTCGAGCACTTCGGGAAGAAAGAGGCCACAGATTAGAGCCTACTATCACATCAATGAGGACGACATGATTTTGATGGAGGACTTTCTTATGTGCCCGTTCATCTTTCGTTCTCAGGATGCCGTTCTTTGTGGTGCGTTGTCTGAATGTGTGATGCCTGGTATGCTTCGGGCGCATTTTTCGCCGAGAAACAAGCTAGTTAGCGTTGAAATGGTGTACGATGCCATGGGCTTTATGCAATTGTTAGAACGCGCAAGTGGGAACGAAGGCACCTTTCAGATTATTCCTGGTAGCCTTGAAATGGCGCTGGCGCCTATCAATACAGAAGCAAGAGTCATTACCTTGGCTGAGGCACCTTTTTTGATCGTCAATGTAAATGCAGAATTTACGAAGACAACTGGATACACCCAACTGGAAGCTGAGGGCAAGGAGTATCTCAGCCTGCTCGGAGGTGAAGGGACCATCCCGGAAGCTTGTGAGCGCGCCAACAAACCCGTACATAAGTTGGAAGAAGTAGCCAATGGTCGATGTGCGTGCTCAACCAATATTCACTACGACAGGGACGGTCAGGACTTTATTGAATACGTTTGTTCGTATCCACTGACTAA TTCCAACGATGAAGTTACTCATTTGCTTCATGTTCACAAGGAGCTACCATCTCTTCAAAACTCCGTTCATGATTGA
- a CDS encoding predicted protein: MHTLLQHFCEQLKASVWSAPAGCVVLAIVLSQFTLFLDDRYTQDASGWFFITNSQGMSDLLSTIATSSLSLAGLSFSSIMVTMTLASGQFGPRLLRNFMKDRTSGYTLGTLMGTYTYCLFIIRGPPVEEVDDKPFAPQISAFVATVLALLSLGIFIRFVQHTLLIIQAENVVADAHLGLLETIRNVFPNPDDGKVQERIHDPDDDEGWPIKSGRSGYVQAIDKMSLVQIASSESAKLYLWVRAGDFISSAETIVRVIEGEPEEKLTKETIQRIQQCIYVGRNRTSEQDYEYGIRQLVEVALRALSPGINDPYTAIDCIDYLGSGLQTIFERQLPQSVYRDAEDSIRVIWHVTDYEGLVCAAVDQIRQSARTNCAVSCHLLKMLKTTALVSDREDQRRALLRQATMVKRDTTPAMFNDHDKNAIETRYKAVVKACRLPDPEDTKSDVKSNKKTREATE; this comes from the coding sequence ATGCACACCTTACTTCAGCACTTCTGTGAACAGCTTAAGGCGTCGGTTTGGTCTGCACCTGCTGGCTGTGTTGTTCTTGCCATTGTGTTGTCGCAATTCACTCTGTTTTTGGACGATCGCTATACTCAAGATGCTTCAGGATGGTTTTTCATTACGAATTCCCAGGGGATGTCCGATTTGCTTTCTACCATCGCGActtcttctctttccttAGCAGGTCTATCGTTTTCTAGCATCATGGTGACCATGACGCTAGCTTCCGGGCAGTTCGGCCCACGGTTGTTGCGAAATTTCATGAAGGATAGGACGAGCGGATACACGCTTGGAACCCTTATGGGAACGTATACATACTGCCTGTTTATTATTCGTGGACCACCAGTGGAAGAGGTGGACGACAAACCTTTTGCACCGCAGATTTCGGCGTTCGTAGCGACAGTCCTTGCACTACTCAGTCTCGGAATTTTTATTAGATTTGTGCAGCATACGCTTCTAATTATTCAGGCAGAGAATGTCGTTGCTGATGCACATCTTGGCCTTCTTGAAACTATTCGAAATGTATTCCCCAATCCCGACGACGGAAAGGTACAAGAGCGCATACATGAtccggacgacgatgaaggtTGGCCAATCAAGTCTGGGAGGAGCGGCTACGTCCAAGCCATCGACAAGATGTCCTTGGTGCAAATTGCGTCTAGTGAAAGTGCCAAGCTGTACTTGTGGGTCCGTGCTGGAGACTTTATCTCTTCCGCTGAGACAATTGTACGTGTTATAGAAGGGGAACCGGAAGAAAAACTGACAAAAGAAACAATACAAAGAATCCAGCAGTGTATTTATGTCGGAAGAAATCGCACTTCAGAACAAGATTATGAATATGGCATTCGGCAGCTTGTAGAGGTTGCCTTGCGAGCACTTTCGCCAGGGATAAACGACCCTTACACAGCCATTGACTGTATCGACTACCTGGGGTCGGGGCTGCAGACAATCTTTGAACGCCAATTACCTCAGTCGGTTTACCGTGATGCGGAGGACAGCATTCGAGTGATTTGGCACGTCACTGATTATGAAGGACTTGTCTGCGCGGCCGTTGACCAAATTCGTCAGTCTGCGCGAACAAATTGCGCCGTTTCGTGCCATCTGCTCAAAATGCTGAAAACTACTGCGCTCGTAAGTGACCGCGAAGACCAGCGACGCGCCCTCTTAAGGCAAGCTACAATGGTCAAGCGTGACACAACCCCCGCAATGTTCAATGATCATGACAAAAACGCCATTGAAACCCGATACAAAGCTGTAGTCAAAGCTTGCCGACTTCCTGATCCAGAGGACACCAAGAGTGACGTGAAATCCAACAAAAAAACGCGAGAAGCAACAGAATAA
- a CDS encoding predicted protein has protein sequence IQTALEENFVFKDLTRQQLTPFIAAFDRKTFEQGEKITEQGDPADYFYIIERGAVVFEVNGIEVGTAGGGSSFGELALIYSSPRAATVVALERTSVFRVEREIFSSILQSQAEKSEDSKIAILRKVIFLKDLTDSDLKKLAMAMTPMFFERGELLIRKGDVGEDFFILEEGEVLVRDISMGSTVYEDVTLGPGEYFGERALAKSEPCEANVSSTKKGMAFKIKFITFNKVLGKMSKLI, from the coding sequence ATCCAAACGGCTCTAGAGGAGAACTTCGTTTTTAAGGATCTGACCAGGCAGCAGTTAACACCTTTCATCGCGGCATTTGATCGAAAGACGTTTGAACAGGGAGAAAAAATCACGGAACAAGGCGATCCCGCTGATTATTTCTATATCATTGAAAGAGGCGCTGTTGTTTTTGAAGTCAACGGTATAGAGGTCGGAACAGCCGGTGGTGGGTCCAGCTTCGGAGAATTGGCGTTAATTTACTCCAGTCCGCGTGCAGCAACTGTTGTTGCACTTGAAAGGACTTCTGTTTTTCGAGTTGAGAGAGAAATATTCAGCTCCATTTTGCAATCACAGGCTGAAAAATCGGAAGATTCAAAGATTGCGATCCTAAGGAAAGTCATCTTTTTGAAAGATTTGACGGATTCCGATCTGAAAAAACTTGCAATGGCCATGACACCTATGTTTTTCGAGAGAGGGGAACTTCTTATCCGAAAAGGTGATGTTGGAGAAGACTTTTTTATTCTCGAGGAAGGCGAAGTCCTTGTGAGAGATATTTCAATGGGCTCAACCGTGTATGAGGATGTTACCTTAGGCCCCGGAGAGTATTTTGGTGAAAGAGCTCTCGCAAAGTCTGAGCCCTGTGAAGCAAATGTAAGCAGCACAAAAAAGGGCATGGCATTCAAGATCAAATTCATAACATTCAACAAAGTATTGGGCAAGATGTCGAAGCTGATT
- a CDS encoding predicted protein — protein LKLEALRKYQILGEGNFGQVWLVTESESSSTPYALKIQAKFELIEGGQADTVLREKEIMSQVRHPFISNLVKTHQDTDFLYMLLDYAQGGELFNAIHADDHDGLPEENCQFYACVIAEALAYMHRRFIAFRDLKPENVVIDKSGYPVLIDFGYAKYIPEKSFTLCGTPNYLSPEMITSRGHSCSVDHWALGVITYEALTGLNPFFEEGMDQTTLYKSIVQDHYPYPDEASAIAADFIEKLLIKDPNQRLGSLAGGEDDLFAHEWLERFDLERLRKRELVAPWVPECRDALDTSNFADWSD, from the exons CTAAAATTGGAAGCTTTGCGTAAGTATCAGATCTTAGGGGAAGGTAATTTTGGGCAGGTCTGGCTCGTAACTGAAAGTGAATCGAGTTCTACACCGTATGCACTCAAAATCCAAGCGAAGTTTGAACTTATTGAAGGAGGACAGGCCGATACAGTCCTTCGTGAAAAGGAAATAATGTCACAAGTTCGTCACCCATTCATCTCGAACCTCGTCAAAACGCATCAGGACACTGACTTTCTATACATGCTTCTGGACTATGCACAAGGAGGAGAGCTCTTCAATGCTATCCACGCCGATGACCATGATGGCTTACCTGAGGAAAATTGCCAATTTTACGCTTGCGTTATTGCGGAGGCTCTCGCTTATATGCATCGCAGGTTCATCGCCTTTCGAGACCTTAAACCTGAAAACGTGGTAATCGACAAATCCGGTTATCCAGTACTGATTGATTTTGGATATGCTAAATACATTCCGGAAAAATCGTTTACTCTCTGTGGCACACC TAACTATTTGTCGCCGGAGATGATCACGAGTCGTGGACACAGCTGTTCGGTTGATCACTGGGCACTAGGAGTTATCACGTATGAAGCCCTAACAGGTTTGAATCCTTTCTTCGAGGAAGGAATGGACCAGACAACGCTGTACAAGTCCATCGTACAAGATCACTACCCATACCCTGACGAAGCAAGCGCAATAGCTGCAGATTTCATCGAAAAGCTGCTCATTAAAGACCCCAACCAGCGGCTAGGGTCACTAGCTGGAGGAGAGGACGACTTGTTTGCGCATGAATGGCTGGAACGCTTCGACCTTGAACGACTTCGAAAGCGCGAGCTAGTTGCTCCCTGGGTGCCAGAATGCAGAGATGCGCTAGATACAAGCAATTTTGCGGATTGGAGTGAT
- the NTT2 gene encoding nucleotide transporter 2 (Similar to bacterial and plastidic nucleotide transporters (NTTs), putative bipartite targeting presequence, signal- and transit-peptides predicted at N-terminus.), giving the protein MRPYPTIALISVFLSAATRISATSSHQASALPVKKGTHVPDSPKLSKLYIMAKTKSVSSSFDPPRGGSTVAPTTPLATGGALRKVRQAVFPIYGNQEVTKFLLIGSIKFFIILALTLTRDTKDTLIVTQCGAEAIAFLKIYGVLPAATAFIALYSKMSNAMGKKMLFYSTCIPFFTFFGLFDVFIYPNAERLHPSLEAVQAILPGGAASGGMAVLAKIATHWTSALFYVMAEIYSSVSVGLLFWQFANDVVNVDQAKRFYPLFAQMSGLAPVLAGQYVVRFASKAVNFEASMHRLTAAVTFAGIMICIFYQLSSSYVERTESAKPAADNEQSIKPKKKKPKMSMVESGKFLASSQYLRLIAMLVLGYGLSINFTEIMWKSLVKKQYPDPLDYQRFMGNFSSAVGLSTCIVIFFGVHVIRLLGWKVGALATPGIMAILALPFFACILLGLDSPARLEIAVIFGTIQSLLSKTSKYALFDPTTQMAYIPLDDESKVKGKAAIDVLGSRIGKSGGSLIQQGLVFVFGNIINAAPVVGVVYYSVLVAWMSAAGRLSGLFQAQTEMDKADKMEAKTNKEK; this is encoded by the coding sequence ATGAGACCATATCCGACGATTGCCTTGATTTCGGTTTTTCTTTCGGCGGCGACTCGTATTTCGGCCACTTCCTCTCATCAAGCAAGTGCACTTCCTGTCAAAAAGGGAACGCATGTCCCGGACTCTCCGAAGTTGTCAAAGCTATATATCATGGCCAAAACCAAGAGTGTATCCTCGTCCTTCGACCCCCCTCGGGGAGGCAGTACTGTTGCGCCAACTACACCGTTGGCAACCGGCGGTGCGCTCCGCAAAGTGCGACAAGCCGTCTTTCCCATCTACGGAAACCAAGAAGTCACCAAATTTCTGCTCATCGGATCCATTAAATTCTTTATAATCTTGGCACTCACGCTCACGCGTGATACCAAGGACACGTTGATTGTCACGCAATGTGGTGCCGAAGCGATTGCCTTTCTCAAAATATACGGGGTGCTACCCGCAGCGACCGCATTTATCGCGCTCTAttccaaaatgtccaacgCCATGGGCAAAAAAATGCTATTTTATTCCACTTGCATTCCTTTCTTTACCTTTTTCGGGCTGTTTGATGTTTTCATTTACCCGAACGCGGAGCGACTGCACCCTAGTTTGGAAGCCGTGCAGGCAATTCTCCCGGGCGGTGCCGCATCTGGCGGCATGGCGGTTCTGGCCAAGATTGCGACACACTGGACATCCGCCTTATTTTACGTCATGGCGGAAATATATTCTTCCGTATCGGTGGGGCTATTGTTTTGGCAGTTTGCGAACGACGTCGTCAACGTGGATCAGGCCAAGCGCTTTTATCCATTATTTGCTCAAATGAGTGGCCTCGCTCCAGTTTTAGCGGGCCAGTATGTGGTACGGTTTGCCAGCAAAGCGGTCAACTTTGAGGCATCCATGCATCGACTCACGGCGGCCGTAACATTTGCTGGTATTATGATTTGCATCTTTTACCAACTCAGTTCGTCATATGTGGAGCGAACGGAATCAGCAAAGCCAGCGGCAGATAACGAGCAGTCTATcaaaccgaaaaagaagaaacccaAAATGTCCATGGTTGAATCGGGGAAATTTCTCGCGTCAAGTCAGTACCTGCGTCTAATTGCCATGCTGGTGCTGGGATACGGCCTCAGTATTAACTTTACCGAAATCATGTGGAAAAGCTTGGTGAAGAAACAATATCCAGACCCGCTAGATTATCAACGATTTATGGGTAACTTCTCGTCAGCGGTTGGTTTGAGCACATGCATTGTTATTTTCTTCGGTGTGCACGTGATCCGTTTGTTGGGGTGGAAAGTCGGAGCGTTGGCTACACCTGGGATCATGGCCATTCTAGCGTTACCCTTTTTTGCTTGCATTTTGTTGGGTTTGGATAGTCCAGCACGATTGGAGATCGCCGTAATCTTTGGAACAATTCAGAGTTTGCTGAGCAAAACCTCCAAGTATGCCCTTTTCGACCCTACCACACAAATGGCTTATATTCCTCTGGACGACGAATCAAAGGTCAAAGGAAAAGCGGCAATTGATGTTTTGGGATCGCGGATTGGAAAGAGTGGAGGCTCACTGATCCAGCAGGGCTTGGtctttgtttttggaaataTCATTAATGCCGCACCTGTAGTAGGGGTTGTCTACTACAGTGTCCTTGTTGCGTGGATGAGCGCAGCTGGCCGACTAAGTGGGCTTTTTCAAGCACAAACAGAAATGGATAAGGCCGACAAAATGGAGGCAAAGACCAACAAAGAAAAGTAG
- a CDS encoding predicted protein, which produces MRLAYSLLGLIATGCAFSPWIAIGPAQTRSQIALLPPPRHEALISPSRRRAPALALSSKDWDAILAEDDDSNQNGRIPAKPDMQYNPRNIQRQHHNFVAIREAGGPEVTNDVYVPEPNSEVFWFVGKVARISDVSVEQVIARQWPLIEQHAANLRPIELYPSRGRLEIWYAPGDSEMEVAYNRPDLVLQKAFRDAEGADSIKHNLIGFQGEMYQGGEEGFRTRRKSDGSPVKPEIQSPNANELQAPTEDDMERLEKELEGKDINEVYKEQQRRYGNKVDDD; this is translated from the coding sequence ATGAGGCTTGCCTACTCGCTGCTAGGGCTGATTGCTACCGGTTGTGCCTTTTCGCCGTGGATTGCGATAGGTCCAGCGCAAACGCGCTCACAAATCGCACTGCTTCCTCCGCCAAGGCACGAGGCCTTGATTTCACCGTCGCGACGAAGGGCGCCCGCCCTTGCTCTTTCCTCGAAAGATTGGGACGCTATACTTGcggaggacgacgacagtaATCAGAATGGAAGAATTCCTGCCAAACCAGATATGCAGTACAATCCGCGCAACATTCAACGCCAACAtcacaattttgttgccATTCGCGAAGCCGGCGGTCCCGAAGTTACCAACGATGTGTATGTGCCTGAGCCAAACTCGGAAGTCTTTTGGTTTGTCGGTAAGGTGGCTCGAATCTCCGATGTCTCGGTCGAACAAGTCATTGCTAGACAGTGGCCTCTCATTGAACAGCACGCTGCCAATCTACGGCCAATTGAGCTATATCCGAGCCGTGGAAGGTTGGAAATTTGGTACGCGCCGGGTGACTCGGAAATGGAAGTGGCATACAATCGGCCGGATTTGGTATTACAAAAGGCTTTCCGGGATGCAGAAGGCGCCGACTCTATTAAGCACAACTTAATTGGTTTTCAGGGGGAAATGTACCAGGGTGGAGAGGAAGGATTCCGTACCCGCCGCAAATCCGACGGTAGCCCGGTCAAGCCAGAGATCCAATCACCCAATGCGAACGAGCTCCAGGCGCCGACTGAGGATGATATGGAacgattggaaaaggaactaGAAGGAAAAGATATTAACGAAGTCTATAAAGAGCAACAAAGGCGGTACGGGAACAAAGTGGACGACGATTAA